A genomic window from Micromonospora ferruginea includes:
- a CDS encoding cell wall anchor protein, producing MNRLHLRRAAVLTAGALIGLAGVATVAAPASAHHPEPSGSYCAAKDGTVTVTWSVISSERDISGRITKLESTVPGDVTGGLAVGAELKKQSDGPLTGTQTHTFTGAIPELKLTVGAHWDRGRESHDGERTVVAQPSLDCDVPESPSPSPSSPSPSPSVTPEPTESPEPTPTPSASTPPSPSATPSAPAEPIFKLDQDCDSMTFTVENPAKGVPFTATLTTEKGVTKKLVSEPGKTTSVEFDAYRGLKVTVKYDVVADSETIPYTQPEDCSGQGGGLPVTGPAAGAIAGGAVLLLAAGAVLYVVARRRRISFTA from the coding sequence GTGAACCGTCTCCACCTCCGGCGTGCCGCCGTCCTCACCGCCGGCGCGCTGATCGGCCTCGCGGGCGTGGCCACCGTCGCCGCCCCGGCCTCCGCCCACCACCCCGAGCCGTCCGGCAGCTACTGCGCCGCCAAGGACGGCACGGTCACCGTCACCTGGTCGGTGATCAGCAGCGAGCGAGACATCTCCGGGCGCATCACCAAGCTCGAGTCCACCGTGCCCGGCGACGTCACCGGCGGCCTGGCCGTGGGCGCGGAGCTCAAGAAGCAGAGCGACGGGCCGCTGACCGGCACCCAGACCCACACGTTCACCGGCGCGATCCCCGAGCTGAAGCTGACCGTCGGGGCGCACTGGGACCGCGGCCGCGAGTCGCACGACGGCGAGCGCACCGTGGTCGCCCAGCCGAGCCTCGACTGCGACGTCCCGGAGAGCCCCTCGCCGTCGCCCTCGTCGCCGTCCCCGTCGCCGAGCGTCACCCCGGAGCCGACCGAGTCGCCGGAGCCCACCCCGACGCCGTCCGCGTCCACCCCGCCGAGCCCGTCGGCCACGCCGTCCGCGCCGGCCGAGCCGATCTTCAAGCTCGACCAGGACTGCGACTCGATGACCTTCACCGTGGAGAACCCGGCGAAGGGCGTCCCCTTCACCGCCACGCTGACCACCGAGAAGGGCGTCACCAAGAAGCTCGTCTCCGAGCCGGGCAAGACCACCTCGGTCGAGTTCGACGCCTACCGGGGCCTCAAGGTGACCGTCAAGTACGACGTGGTCGCCGACTCCGAGACCATCCCGTACACCCAGCCGGAGGACTGCTCCGGCCAGGGCGGCGGCCTGCCGGTGACCGGCCCCGCCGCCGGCGCCATCGCCGGTGGCGCGGTGCTGCTGCTGGCCGCCGGCGCGGTGCTCTACGTGGTGGCCCGCCGCCGCCGGATCAGCTTCACCGCCTGA
- the coaD gene encoding pantetheine-phosphate adenylyltransferase yields MRRAVCPGSFDPVTNGHLDIIGRASRLFDEVIVGVLINQSKQGLFSVEERIKMLREVTASYDNVRVESFRGLLVDFCRDQQASVLIKGLRAVSDFDYELQMAQMNVGLAGVETLFMPTNPLYSFLSSSLVKDVAKWGGDISAHVPDLVREQLITRLRP; encoded by the coding sequence ATGAGACGTGCGGTCTGCCCGGGCTCGTTCGACCCGGTCACCAATGGTCACCTGGACATCATCGGCCGGGCGAGCCGGCTCTTCGACGAGGTGATCGTCGGAGTGCTGATCAACCAGTCGAAACAGGGGTTGTTCAGCGTCGAGGAGCGGATCAAGATGCTCCGCGAGGTGACCGCCTCGTACGACAACGTGCGGGTGGAGTCGTTCCGCGGCCTGCTCGTCGACTTCTGCCGGGACCAGCAGGCGAGCGTGCTGATCAAGGGCCTGCGCGCGGTCAGCGACTTCGACTACGAGTTGCAGATGGCCCAGATGAACGTCGGCCTGGCCGGCGTGGAGACGCTCTTCATGCCGACCAACCCGCTCTACTCCTTCCTCTCCTCCAGCCTGGTCAAGGACGTGGCCAAGTGGGGCGGCGACATCTCCGCCCACGTCCCCGACCTGGTCCGCGAACAGCTGATAACCCGCCTACGCCCCTAA
- the rpmF gene encoding 50S ribosomal protein L32, which translates to MAVPKRKMSRSNTRARRANWKASVVATVACPQCKSPKLPHAACSVCGTYNGRQVLEV; encoded by the coding sequence GTGGCCGTCCCCAAGCGCAAGATGTCGCGCAGCAACACCCGCGCCCGCCGGGCGAACTGGAAGGCCTCGGTGGTGGCGACCGTTGCCTGCCCGCAGTGCAAGTCGCCGAAGCTGCCGCACGCCGCCTGCTCCGTCTGCGGCACGTACAACGGCCGCCAGGTCCTCGAGGTCTGA
- a CDS encoding phosphate acyltransferase PlsX, protein MAVDLLGGDDAPAVVVDGALRAVRTDPDLRLLLVGPTEVADGLIGALDPAQRARVTVRPVRTAVGMADHPTAARGESSVRSAVQAVHDGLADAVVSAGSTGATVTAAALGLGRWPGVRRPALVATLPAVDGPVVLLDVGGTLEPGPATLARHAVLGAAYAAVAHAVAAPRVGLLSVGHEAGKGDRLRRAADPALAAVPLPCGARYVGLVEGYDISLGARVDVVVTDGFTGNVLLKAIEGAYAMAGGPPANGGAPRAAALLGVGGTVVVCHGAAGPDDVASGIALAAHLWRRDATGTVRALLAEIPHDPAPDRNDTEVAP, encoded by the coding sequence ATCGCCGTCGACCTCCTCGGCGGGGACGATGCTCCCGCCGTCGTGGTTGACGGCGCTCTGCGGGCGGTGCGCACCGACCCCGACCTGCGCCTGCTGCTCGTCGGTCCGACCGAGGTCGCCGACGGGCTGATCGGTGCGCTCGATCCGGCGCAGCGCGCCCGGGTCACGGTCCGCCCGGTGCGGACCGCCGTCGGCATGGCCGACCATCCGACCGCCGCCCGCGGCGAGAGTTCCGTCCGCTCGGCCGTGCAGGCCGTCCACGACGGCCTCGCCGACGCCGTGGTCTCCGCCGGCTCGACCGGCGCCACCGTCACCGCCGCCGCGCTCGGCCTGGGCCGCTGGCCCGGGGTACGCCGACCCGCGCTGGTCGCCACGCTGCCCGCGGTCGACGGGCCGGTGGTGCTGCTGGACGTCGGCGGCACGCTCGAACCCGGCCCGGCCACGCTGGCCCGGCACGCCGTCCTCGGCGCCGCCTACGCGGCCGTGGCCCACGCCGTCGCCGCGCCCCGGGTGGGGCTGCTCTCCGTCGGCCACGAGGCGGGCAAGGGCGACCGGTTGCGCCGGGCCGCCGACCCGGCCCTCGCCGCCGTGCCGCTGCCCTGCGGCGCCCGCTACGTCGGCCTGGTCGAGGGGTACGACATCTCCCTCGGCGCCCGCGTCGACGTGGTGGTGACCGACGGCTTCACCGGCAACGTCCTGCTGAAGGCCATCGAGGGCGCGTACGCCATGGCCGGCGGGCCGCCGGCGAACGGCGGCGCGCCCCGCGCGGCGGCCCTGCTCGGGGTGGGCGGCACCGTGGTGGTGTGCCACGGCGCCGCCGGCCCGGACGACGTCGCCTCGGGCATCGCCCTGGCCGCCCACCTCTGGCGTCGCGACGCCACCGGGACGGTCCGTGCCCTGCTCGCCGAGATCCCGCACGATCCCGCACCTGACCGCAACGACACCGAGGTAGCACCATGA
- a CDS encoding serine hydrolase domain-containing protein, which produces MSIFSHDRGVLLLARGDELLVDRVAGVADEVTGAPCTSATRFQIASISKQMAAVAVLLLAERGTLRLTDPVVRWLPDPPPAWSGITLHHLLTHTSGLGHWEEHPAVDLVAPAEPDELLAAFAAVPPLFRPGAAWHYSSPGYVLLARTVERVTGRPYAEFLAEEVFAPLGMTDSFAGSGAGRPDVAVGHEGGRPVPSWDLATVSMGAGDVWCTGADLLTWLDVPRRGRLLGPSSVAAMIAPHAPTGRPGEAYGYGFFVGPLAGRRAVHHSGDNGGYKAFAAWLPEEDQRLVLLSNQAEVNPMAVTSVLDRATA; this is translated from the coding sequence ATGTCGATCTTTTCGCACGATCGCGGTGTGCTGCTCCTGGCCCGGGGCGACGAGCTCCTGGTGGACCGGGTCGCCGGCGTGGCCGACGAGGTCACCGGCGCGCCCTGCACCTCCGCGACCCGGTTCCAGATCGCCTCGATCAGCAAGCAGATGGCGGCCGTCGCGGTGCTGCTGCTCGCCGAGCGCGGCACGCTCCGCCTGACCGACCCGGTCGTACGGTGGCTGCCCGACCCGCCGCCCGCGTGGTCCGGCATCACGCTGCACCACCTGCTCACCCACACCTCGGGGCTGGGCCACTGGGAGGAGCACCCGGCCGTCGACCTCGTCGCCCCGGCCGAGCCGGACGAGCTGCTCGCCGCGTTCGCGGCCGTGCCGCCGCTGTTCCGGCCCGGCGCGGCGTGGCACTACAGCAGCCCCGGCTACGTGCTGCTGGCCCGGACCGTCGAGCGGGTGACCGGCCGGCCGTACGCCGAGTTCCTCGCCGAGGAGGTCTTCGCGCCGCTCGGCATGACCGACAGCTTCGCCGGGTCCGGTGCCGGGCGACCGGACGTGGCGGTCGGGCACGAGGGCGGGCGGCCGGTGCCGTCGTGGGACCTGGCGACCGTGAGCATGGGCGCCGGCGACGTCTGGTGCACCGGGGCGGACCTGCTCACCTGGCTCGACGTGCCGCGCCGGGGCCGGTTGCTCGGCCCGTCGTCGGTGGCCGCGATGATCGCGCCGCACGCACCGACCGGCCGGCCCGGCGAGGCGTACGGCTACGGGTTCTTCGTCGGCCCGCTGGCCGGCCGGCGGGCGGTCCACCACTCCGGGGACAACGGCGGCTACAAGGCGTTCGCCGCCTGGCTGCCCGAGGAGGACCAGCGGCTCGTGCTGCTGTCCAACCAGGCGGAGGTCAACCCGATGGCGGTCACGTCGGTCCTGGACCGGGCCACCGCCTGA
- the mutM gene encoding bifunctional DNA-formamidopyrimidine glycosylase/DNA-(apurinic or apyrimidinic site) lyase encodes MPELPEVETVRQGLAQWVVGRRITTVEVRHPRAVRRHAPGGAHFADVLADRTITDVRRRGKYLWLPLDSGDAVIGHLGMSGQLLLQPPGAADELHLRVRFRFADDGPELRFVDQRTFGGLSVSAGGAELPAEIAHIARDPMDPEFSDEGFVAALRRRRTEIKRALLDQTLISGVGNIYADEALWRARLHGARPTDALTRPAALRLLGHVRDVLGEAIKQGGTSFDELYVNVNGESGYFDRSLNAYGREGEPCPRCGAPIRREAFMNRSSYSCPRCQPRPRGTLRG; translated from the coding sequence GTGCCTGAACTGCCCGAGGTGGAGACGGTCCGGCAGGGCCTGGCCCAGTGGGTCGTCGGCCGGCGGATCACCACCGTCGAGGTGCGCCACCCCCGGGCGGTACGCCGGCACGCGCCGGGCGGCGCGCACTTCGCCGACGTGCTGGCCGACCGGACGATCACCGACGTCCGCCGCCGGGGCAAGTACCTGTGGCTGCCGCTGGACAGCGGGGACGCGGTGATCGGCCACCTGGGCATGTCCGGCCAGTTGCTGCTGCAGCCGCCCGGCGCGGCCGACGAGCTGCACCTGCGGGTCCGGTTCCGGTTCGCCGACGACGGGCCGGAGTTGCGCTTCGTCGACCAGCGCACGTTCGGCGGGCTGTCGGTCTCCGCCGGCGGGGCGGAGCTGCCCGCCGAGATCGCGCACATCGCCCGCGACCCGATGGACCCGGAGTTCTCCGACGAGGGGTTCGTGGCGGCGCTGCGCCGCCGGCGTACCGAGATCAAGCGGGCGTTGCTCGACCAGACGCTGATCTCCGGGGTGGGCAACATCTACGCCGACGAGGCGCTGTGGCGGGCGAGGCTGCACGGCGCCCGGCCGACCGACGCGCTGACCCGCCCGGCCGCGCTGCGGCTGCTCGGCCACGTGCGCGACGTGCTCGGCGAGGCGATCAAGCAAGGCGGCACCAGCTTCGACGAGCTGTACGTCAACGTCAACGGCGAGAGCGGCTACTTCGACCGGTCGCTGAACGCGTACGGCCGGGAGGGCGAGCCCTGTCCGCGCTGCGGCGCGCCGATCCGGCGCGAGGCGTTCATGAACCGGTCCTCCTACAGTTGCCCGCGCTGCCAGCCGCGCCCCCGGGGCACCCTCCGGGGATGA
- the rsmD gene encoding 16S rRNA (guanine(966)-N(2))-methyltransferase RsmD, which translates to MTRIVAGTLGGRRIAAPPGAGTRPTSDRVREALFSAVQADLDLTGARFADLYAGSGAVGLEALSRGAAHVLLVESDPRAARVIRENIAALRAAPAARLVTGRVGGVLASGPEGGPYDVVFADPPYAVPDAELTAMLAALVDGGWLAPDALVVVERASRSGPPGWVEGVTGERSRRYGETTLWYGRRS; encoded by the coding sequence GTGACCCGGATCGTGGCCGGCACGCTCGGTGGACGGCGGATCGCCGCGCCGCCCGGCGCCGGCACCCGACCGACCTCGGACCGGGTGCGGGAGGCGCTGTTCAGCGCCGTGCAGGCCGACCTCGACCTGACCGGGGCGCGGTTCGCCGACCTCTACGCCGGCTCCGGCGCGGTCGGCCTGGAGGCGCTGTCCCGGGGCGCGGCCCATGTGCTGCTGGTCGAGTCGGACCCCCGGGCCGCCCGGGTGATCCGGGAGAACATCGCCGCGCTGCGGGCCGCCCCGGCCGCCCGCCTGGTCACCGGCAGGGTCGGCGGCGTGCTCGCGTCCGGGCCGGAGGGCGGGCCGTACGACGTGGTCTTCGCCGATCCGCCCTACGCGGTGCCGGACGCGGAGCTCACCGCGATGCTGGCCGCGCTGGTCGACGGCGGCTGGCTCGCCCCGGACGCCCTGGTGGTGGTGGAGCGGGCCAGCCGCAGCGGCCCGCCCGGCTGGGTGGAGGGCGTCACCGGGGAGCGCAGTCGCCGCTACGGCGAGACCACCCTTTGGTACGGTCGCCGATCATGA
- a CDS encoding YceD family protein — protein sequence MPKHSPRQLDPRAPLVLDTRDLPRRPGALRELRRVVAAPADLGVELIGVPEGADLDLDLRLQSVSEGVLVSGTVTGSARGECGRCLREIDDSVVVNVQELYAYEDSTTDETTDEDEVGRMQGDLIDLEPALRDAVVLALPTNPLCREDCPGLCPECGVHWDDLPADHSHQQIDPRWAGLSQLNRTEE from the coding sequence ATGCCCAAACATTCGCCTCGCCAACTCGACCCCAGGGCGCCGCTGGTCCTCGACACGAGGGACCTGCCGCGTCGCCCTGGAGCGTTGCGTGAGCTCCGGCGGGTCGTGGCGGCACCGGCGGACCTCGGCGTGGAGTTGATCGGCGTGCCGGAGGGCGCGGACCTCGACCTCGACCTGAGGTTGCAGTCGGTGTCCGAGGGTGTGCTCGTCTCCGGAACCGTCACCGGTTCCGCCAGGGGTGAGTGCGGCCGTTGCCTGCGCGAGATCGACGACTCGGTGGTCGTCAACGTCCAGGAGCTGTACGCGTACGAGGACAGCACCACGGACGAGACGACCGACGAGGACGAGGTGGGCCGGATGCAGGGCGATCTGATCGACCTGGAGCCGGCGTTGCGGGACGCGGTGGTGCTCGCGCTGCCGACCAACCCGCTCTGCCGGGAGGACTGCCCAGGCCTGTGCCCCGAGTGTGGGGTGCACTGGGACGATCTGCCGGCCGACCACAGTCACCAGCAGATCGACCCGCGTTGGGCGGGCCTGTCGCAACTGAACCGTACAGAGGAGTAG
- the rnc gene encoding ribonuclease III codes for MTNEKRRRAPVSHLEAAFGVSLDPELLERALTHRSYAYENGGLPTNERLEFLGDSVLGVVITTALFHNHPDLPEGQLAKLRASVVNMRALADVARGLGPDGLGAYLLLGKGEEATGGRDKASILADTLEALLGAIYLQYGLDTAAIVIHRLFDPLMAESAGRGAALDWKTSLQELTAALGLGVPEYRIEGTGPDHLKTFTAWVVVAGNRYGGAEGRSKKEAEQRAAESAWRMLTEQAEAEAAARVAAADPEDAEAGAGRA; via the coding sequence ATGACCAACGAGAAGCGGCGGCGTGCTCCCGTCAGCCACCTGGAGGCGGCCTTCGGCGTGTCGCTCGACCCGGAGCTGCTGGAGCGCGCGCTGACCCACCGCTCGTACGCGTACGAGAACGGCGGCCTGCCCACCAACGAGCGGCTGGAGTTCCTGGGCGACTCGGTGCTCGGCGTGGTGATCACCACCGCGCTCTTCCACAACCACCCGGACCTGCCCGAGGGGCAGCTCGCGAAGCTGCGGGCCAGTGTGGTCAACATGCGCGCGCTGGCCGACGTGGCGCGCGGTCTCGGCCCGGACGGGCTCGGCGCCTACCTGCTGCTGGGCAAGGGCGAGGAGGCCACCGGCGGCCGGGACAAGGCGAGCATCCTCGCCGACACGTTGGAGGCGCTGCTCGGCGCCATCTACCTCCAGTACGGCCTGGACACCGCCGCCATCGTGATCCACCGGCTGTTCGACCCGCTGATGGCCGAGTCGGCCGGCCGGGGCGCGGCGCTGGACTGGAAGACCAGCCTCCAGGAGCTGACCGCCGCGCTCGGGCTGGGCGTCCCGGAATACCGGATCGAGGGCACCGGCCCGGACCACCTGAAGACGTTCACCGCCTGGGTGGTGGTGGCCGGCAACCGGTACGGCGGCGCGGAGGGGCGCAGCAAGAAGGAGGCCGAGCAGCGGGCCGCCGAGTCGGCCTGGCGGATGCTGACCGAGCAGGCGGAGGCCGAGGCGGCGGCCCGGGTGGCGGCGGCCGACCCGGAGGACGCCGAGGCGGGCGCCGGCCGTGCCTGA